A region of Curvibacter sp. AEP1-3 DNA encodes the following proteins:
- a CDS encoding DUF3226 domain-containing protein — translation MKSANPGNDAITAPVLLLVEGQDEEYLVGKMCDQWFGEQAAQIDIECVQGKDNFPRRFKALKVRSPGPLKVVGVIADSEENPVATAQSWEALCADVSPAIDRPCKVLQLPDAQSAGAFEALVLNALIGNPVVECATTFRDCVSPHIGDRTAAQKDKIAVHAWLSASLGVAYGNVFLAQQKNPDVALLDFEHESFRPIRQFVKELLELAE, via the coding sequence ATGAAGTCCGCTAATCCTGGAAACGACGCGATTACCGCCCCCGTGTTGCTCTTGGTTGAAGGGCAAGACGAAGAGTATTTGGTCGGAAAGATGTGTGATCAATGGTTCGGTGAGCAAGCAGCTCAAATCGATATTGAATGCGTGCAGGGAAAAGACAATTTTCCAAGGCGTTTCAAGGCGCTCAAGGTCCGCAGTCCCGGTCCTCTCAAAGTGGTTGGCGTCATTGCAGACAGCGAAGAAAACCCTGTTGCAACCGCTCAGTCCTGGGAAGCGCTATGCGCTGACGTATCTCCTGCAATCGATCGGCCCTGCAAAGTATTGCAGTTACCTGATGCGCAATCGGCAGGTGCATTTGAAGCACTGGTTCTCAATGCCTTGATTGGAAATCCAGTCGTCGAATGCGCCACGACATTCCGTGATTGCGTGAGTCCACACATTGGTGACAGAACCGCAGCGCAGAAAGACAAGATCGCTGTGCATGCATGGCTGAGCGCAAGTCTGGGTGTTGCATACGGGAATGTTTTTCTCGCGCAGCAAAAGAATCCTGATGTTGCTTTGCTGGACTTCGAGCATGAGTCATTTCGCCCCATTCGCCAGTTTGTGAAGGAACTGCTGGAGTTGGCGGAGTAG
- a CDS encoding AAA family ATPase: MLSKIHIQGFKGFKDTRIDSLRKVNLILGGQNVGKTSLLEAVYFGASEINKAQGLSAVFRATEGRDNQRFVESVFKGAQGLIELFSSANLKLSTSLNSFRTSDGLGQVLSRIEWDGVKVEQHIDASHVSELWKLSMDHSSAHALLKSLSFWNPLAVSVHLPTQTQSVQLFDKVVIGRKKKQLLDMLRRIEPRLEDIHSLSPDGELRIYVELEGERSALPLPQLGHGFSRLVFLYCSLLVTDAHLALIDEVENGIHYSSLPILFQGIQGIADKNDVQVMMTTHSWDCIRAAYKTFADAGALKDFQLIRLERDEDNVRAVVINDEALDTVMEAGYEVR, translated from the coding sequence ATGTTGAGCAAAATTCATATTCAAGGCTTTAAGGGCTTCAAAGACACACGAATTGACTCACTTCGTAAAGTGAATTTGATTTTGGGTGGGCAAAACGTTGGGAAAACTTCACTGCTGGAGGCCGTCTATTTCGGCGCTAGTGAGATCAATAAGGCTCAAGGATTGTCGGCCGTCTTTCGAGCGACCGAGGGGCGCGATAACCAACGATTTGTCGAAAGTGTATTCAAGGGTGCGCAAGGTTTGATCGAGCTTTTCTCAAGCGCGAATCTGAAGCTTTCAACGTCTTTGAATTCCTTTCGAACTAGTGATGGTTTAGGGCAAGTTTTGAGCCGAATTGAATGGGATGGTGTGAAAGTTGAGCAGCACATAGATGCTTCACATGTAAGTGAATTGTGGAAGCTGTCGATGGATCATTCCTCAGCTCATGCGCTGCTAAAGAGTCTGTCTTTTTGGAATCCACTTGCGGTTTCGGTCCATTTGCCCACCCAAACGCAATCGGTGCAGCTTTTTGACAAAGTGGTTATTGGTCGAAAGAAGAAGCAACTACTAGATATGTTGAGAAGGATCGAGCCGAGATTAGAAGACATACATTCGCTTTCTCCGGATGGCGAATTGCGCATATACGTAGAGTTGGAGGGAGAGCGAAGCGCGTTGCCCTTACCTCAACTCGGGCATGGTTTTTCGCGGCTAGTGTTCCTCTACTGCAGTTTGCTGGTGACAGATGCCCACCTTGCACTGATTGATGAAGTCGAGAACGGTATTCACTATTCCTCTTTGCCGATTCTGTTCCAAGGCATCCAAGGGATCGCAGACAAGAACGATGTTCAAGTGATGATGACAACCCACAGTTGGGATTGCATACGCGCTGCCTACAAGACGTTTGCTGATGCGGGCGCATTGAAGGATTTCCAATTGATCCGCTTGGAGCGTGACGAAGATAACGTTCGCGCCGTGGTCATCAACGATGAGGCATTGGATACGGTGATGGAGGCTGGCTATGAAGTCCGCTAA
- a CDS encoding carboxyl transferase domain-containing protein, giving the protein MTMLESKLNPRSADFAANAAAMRALVADLNAKIDKAALGGGDAARAKHTARGKLLPRDRVGMLLDPGTPFLELSPLAALAMYPDRDGTDSAPCAGVIAGIGRVSGVDCMIVCNDATVKGGTYYPLTVKKHLRAQEVAAQNNLPCIYLVDSGGANLPNQDEVFPDRDHFGRIFFNQANMSAQGIAQIAVVMGSCTAGGAYVPAMSDETIIVKNQGTIFLGGPPLVKAATGEVVTAEDLGGGDVHTRLSGVADHLAQNDLHALSLAREAIAHLNRKKAPAPELRAPVAPKFVAEELYGVIPTDTRKPFDVREIIARIVDGSELHEFKPRYGTTLVCGFAHVEGMPVGIIANNGILFSESALKGAHFIELCCQRKIPLVFLQNITGFMVGRKYENEGIARNGAKMVTAVATAQVPKFTIIIGGSFGAGNYGMCGRAYSPRFLWMWPNARISVMGGEQAASVLATVRRDGIEGKGGTWSAEEEEAFKAPIRQQYEEQGHPYFASARLWDDGIIDPADTRRVLALGLSASLNAPIPETKFGVFRM; this is encoded by the coding sequence ATGACGATGCTGGAATCCAAACTCAACCCGCGTTCTGCCGACTTTGCGGCCAATGCTGCCGCCATGCGCGCGCTGGTGGCAGACCTGAATGCCAAGATCGACAAAGCGGCGCTCGGCGGTGGCGATGCAGCCCGCGCCAAGCACACCGCCCGCGGCAAGCTGCTGCCCCGTGACCGCGTGGGCATGTTGTTGGACCCCGGCACACCCTTTCTCGAACTCTCCCCCCTGGCCGCACTGGCCATGTATCCCGACCGCGATGGCACTGATAGCGCGCCCTGCGCCGGCGTCATTGCCGGTATCGGTCGCGTTTCGGGTGTGGACTGCATGATCGTGTGCAATGACGCCACGGTAAAAGGCGGCACCTATTACCCGCTCACCGTCAAGAAGCACCTGCGTGCCCAGGAAGTGGCCGCGCAGAACAACTTGCCCTGCATCTATCTGGTGGACTCCGGCGGTGCCAACCTGCCAAATCAGGACGAGGTCTTTCCTGACCGCGACCACTTCGGCCGTATCTTCTTCAACCAGGCCAACATGAGCGCGCAGGGCATTGCGCAAATCGCCGTGGTGATGGGCAGCTGCACGGCCGGTGGCGCCTATGTGCCCGCCATGAGCGACGAGACCATCATTGTCAAAAACCAGGGCACCATTTTCTTGGGTGGCCCCCCGCTGGTGAAGGCGGCCACCGGCGAGGTGGTGACGGCCGAAGATCTGGGCGGTGGCGATGTGCACACCCGCCTCTCCGGCGTGGCCGACCATCTGGCACAGAACGATCTGCATGCGCTCTCATTGGCGCGTGAGGCGATTGCGCATTTGAATAGAAAAAAGGCCCCGGCACCCGAATTACGTGCGCCAGTAGCTCCTAAATTTGTAGCTGAAGAGTTGTACGGGGTGATCCCCACCGACACCCGTAAGCCCTTTGATGTGCGTGAGATCATCGCCCGCATCGTCGATGGCTCGGAGCTGCATGAGTTCAAGCCCCGCTATGGCACTACGCTGGTCTGCGGCTTTGCCCATGTGGAGGGCATGCCGGTGGGCATCATTGCCAACAACGGCATTTTGTTCAGCGAGTCCGCGCTCAAGGGCGCGCATTTCATCGAGCTGTGCTGCCAGCGCAAGATTCCGCTGGTGTTCCTTCAGAACATCACCGGCTTCATGGTCGGCCGCAAGTACGAGAACGAAGGCATCGCCCGCAACGGCGCCAAGATGGTGACGGCCGTGGCCACCGCGCAGGTGCCCAAGTTCACCATCATCATCGGCGGCAGTTTCGGTGCCGGCAACTACGGCATGTGCGGCCGCGCCTACAGCCCCCGCTTCTTGTGGATGTGGCCCAACGCGCGCATCTCGGTCATGGGTGGAGAGCAGGCCGCCAGCGTGTTGGCGACCGTGCGTCGCGATGGCATTGAAGGCAAGGGTGGCACTTGGAGCGCGGAGGAGGAGGAGGCTTTCAAAGCACCGATCCGCCAGCAATACGAAGAACAGGGCCACCCCTACTTCGCCTCCGCCCGCTTGTGGGACGACGGCATCATCGACCCCGCAGACACCCGCCGCGTGCTGGCGCTGGGGCTGAGCGCGTCATTGAATGCCCCCATACCCGAGACAAAATTCGGCGTATTCCGCATGTAG
- a CDS encoding AraC family transcriptional regulator: protein MPSHPPVAATPMAFARAMVKAYAQYGKDPSRALEMAQITPGDLQQTDTRITAWQMERLSETAMRELDDEALGWFSRRLPWGSYGMLARASISAPTLYVALSRWCRHHGLIAPDITLTLSTAGDTASITLTENATSPAHGHGAFAQVKEEPAKRAGDTEQKHHALGLPQTPQPNRIPEPFREFCMVSVLRNVLGVGCWLIDSRITLLQADFPFEPPPHADAYAVLFPGPTRFQQARAAIVFDAEYLKLPLRRDEKSLQQMLQHALPLTVHQYRRDRLLVQQVRQLLSAQPQDTHSAEALAALLNVSPRTLHRQLREEGATLQALKDEVRHSKASELLLRSQRPIKQVAEAAGFQNEKSFIRAFKTWSGQTPAEFRRSATPGT, encoded by the coding sequence ATGCCCTCCCACCCCCCTGTTGCCGCCACGCCTATGGCTTTTGCCAGAGCAATGGTAAAGGCGTATGCGCAGTACGGGAAAGATCCTTCCCGGGCACTGGAGATGGCGCAGATTACGCCAGGTGACCTGCAACAAACGGATACCCGCATCACCGCATGGCAGATGGAGCGCCTGTCAGAGACGGCCATGCGCGAACTGGACGACGAAGCCCTGGGCTGGTTCAGCCGTCGCTTGCCCTGGGGCAGCTACGGCATGCTGGCCCGCGCCTCGATTTCAGCACCCACCTTGTACGTCGCACTAAGCCGCTGGTGCCGCCACCACGGCTTGATCGCACCCGACATCACACTCACCCTCAGCACAGCCGGTGACACCGCCAGCATCACGCTCACTGAGAACGCGACATCACCAGCCCACGGGCATGGAGCTTTTGCGCAGGTCAAGGAGGAGCCTGCAAAGCGGGCGGGGGACACGGAGCAAAAGCACCATGCCCTTGGGCTGCCCCAGACGCCCCAACCCAACCGGATCCCGGAGCCATTCCGCGAGTTCTGCATGGTCTCCGTACTGCGTAATGTGCTGGGCGTTGGCTGCTGGCTGATCGACTCGCGCATCACCCTGCTGCAGGCGGACTTCCCCTTTGAACCTCCCCCGCACGCAGATGCCTATGCAGTGCTGTTTCCGGGCCCCACGCGCTTCCAGCAAGCGCGGGCCGCTATTGTTTTTGATGCGGAGTACCTGAAGCTCCCCCTGCGGCGGGATGAAAAATCTTTGCAGCAGATGCTGCAACATGCGCTGCCACTCACCGTGCACCAGTACCGGCGCGACCGCTTGCTGGTGCAGCAGGTGCGCCAGCTGCTGAGCGCCCAGCCCCAAGACACCCACAGTGCAGAGGCACTGGCCGCTCTGCTGAACGTATCCCCCCGCACCTTGCACCGCCAACTCAGGGAAGAAGGAGCCACACTGCAGGCCCTCAAAGATGAGGTGCGCCACAGCAAGGCCAGCGAACTGCTGCTGCGCAGCCAGCGGCCCATCAAGCAGGTGGCGGAGGCCGCAGGTTTTCAGAACGAGAAAAGTTTTATCCGCGCCTTCAAAACATGGTCCGGACAGACGCCGGCCGAGTTCCGGCGCAGCGCCACACCCGGAACCTGA
- a CDS encoding HAD family hydrolase — translation MKFEAVLFDCDGVLVDSELITNGVLRDMLAEQGWHMSLQECMAVFVGKAVMDERARIEAETGKPLTPDWMASFRARRNAALMEHAQPIPHAPEAIARIHAAYAGKIACASGADLPKVLMQMGKTGLLPYFEGRVFSGHDLPRSKPHPDVYLAAAAALGADPKRCAVVEDTVTGVTAGVAAGATVFGYAPQGGGQALLDAGASQVFASMADLPVLLGA, via the coding sequence ATGAAATTTGAAGCTGTGCTGTTCGATTGCGACGGCGTACTGGTGGACAGCGAGCTGATCACCAATGGCGTGCTGCGCGACATGCTGGCCGAGCAGGGTTGGCACATGAGCCTGCAGGAGTGCATGGCTGTGTTTGTGGGCAAAGCTGTGATGGACGAGCGCGCCCGCATTGAAGCTGAAACCGGCAAGCCGCTCACACCCGATTGGATGGCGTCGTTCCGCGCGCGCCGCAATGCCGCGCTCATGGAGCATGCGCAGCCCATCCCCCACGCACCCGAAGCAATTGCCCGCATTCACGCAGCCTACGCCGGCAAGATTGCCTGTGCCTCAGGCGCAGACTTGCCCAAGGTCCTGATGCAAATGGGCAAGACCGGCTTGTTGCCGTACTTCGAAGGGCGGGTGTTCAGTGGCCACGACCTGCCGCGCTCCAAGCCCCACCCGGATGTGTACCTGGCTGCGGCCGCTGCGCTGGGTGCAGACCCGAAGCGCTGCGCCGTGGTCGAGGACACGGTGACCGGTGTCACAGCAGGTGTGGCCGCAGGCGCCACCGTGTTCGGTTACGCCCCCCAGGGCGGCGGGCAAGCTTTGCTGGACGCGGGCGCGTCGCAGGTGTTTGCTTCGATGGCGGACTTGCCCGTGCTGCTGGGGGCTTGA
- a CDS encoding YchJ family protein has translation MMEGMKPFVMTDVCPCGRQHQKKTLPYGQCCGRWLESDTPAPDAESLMRSRYCAFVLEREPYLLKTWHASHRPEHIEFDPGVKWLGLDVRTQTQDDATHAQVEFVARQKPASGAAVRLHERSRFVREAGAWLYVDGDQP, from the coding sequence ATGATGGAGGGCATGAAGCCCTTTGTGATGACGGATGTCTGCCCCTGTGGCCGGCAACACCAAAAAAAAACGCTCCCCTACGGCCAATGCTGCGGCCGTTGGCTGGAGAGCGACACTCCCGCCCCTGATGCTGAGAGCCTGATGCGCAGCCGTTACTGCGCCTTTGTGTTGGAGCGCGAGCCGTACCTTCTCAAAACCTGGCACGCCAGCCACCGGCCGGAGCATATTGAGTTCGACCCCGGCGTCAAATGGCTGGGGCTGGACGTGAGAACCCAAACACAAGACGATGCCACTCATGCACAGGTAGAGTTCGTCGCTCGCCAAAAGCCGGCCAGCGGCGCGGCAGTGCGCTTGCACGAGCGCAGCCGCTTTGTGCGAGAGGCCGGAGCCTGGTTGTATGTGGATGGAGACCAACCATGA
- a CDS encoding rhodanese-like domain-containing protein: MPITKGFRALVDEAMAQVTTYSVAEVQARLQDPNIQIVDIRDIRELNDGTVVGAFHAPRGMLEFWVDPESPYHKPLFADESKEFILFCGAGWRSALAAKALQDMGMTNVAHIDGGWGEWVKAGAPTETLEAQKVRRQAKG; the protein is encoded by the coding sequence ATGCCTATTACCAAAGGATTCCGCGCGCTGGTGGACGAAGCCATGGCGCAGGTCACCACCTACAGCGTGGCCGAGGTGCAAGCCCGCTTGCAGGACCCGAACATCCAGATCGTGGACATCCGCGATATCCGTGAGCTGAATGACGGCACCGTGGTGGGCGCCTTTCATGCGCCGCGCGGCATGCTGGAGTTCTGGGTGGACCCCGAGTCGCCGTACCACAAGCCCTTGTTTGCTGATGAGTCCAAAGAGTTCATCCTGTTTTGCGGTGCGGGCTGGCGCAGTGCGTTGGCTGCCAAAGCCTTGCAAGACATGGGCATGACCAATGTGGCCCACATCGACGGCGGTTGGGGCGAATGGGTGAAGGCCGGCGCGCCCACAGAAACCCTGGAAGCGCAAAAGGTGCGCCGCCAAGCCAAGGGCTGA
- a CDS encoding MBL fold metallo-hydrolase, with amino-acid sequence MAHTLPAGVTVFERGWLSSNNILIRGEGGTALIDSGYCTHAEQTLALLDSALQGRPLDLLLNTHLHSDHCGGNASLQARYPVMETHIPPGHADYVRVWDAHALSYTPTGQQCPRFHLNATLQPGTEILLGDLQWQVHAAPGHDPHSVILFEPQSRTLVSADALWEKGFGVVFPELDGDDAFDEVAATLDVIERLNPATVIPGHGAPFTDAPQAIVYARQRLNGFVQNPAKHLQYAAKVLLKFKLLEARHLPLPALIAWARNTSYFNDTFQSHFAGATLEEATQQLVHDLVRSGAATLQDGVVFDA; translated from the coding sequence ATGGCCCACACACTGCCTGCCGGCGTCACCGTCTTTGAGCGGGGCTGGCTGTCCAGCAACAACATCCTGATCCGGGGCGAGGGCGGCACCGCGCTCATCGACAGCGGCTACTGCACTCATGCCGAGCAGACGCTTGCGCTGCTGGACTCGGCGCTGCAAGGCCGGCCGTTGGATTTGCTGCTCAACACCCATTTGCACAGCGACCACTGCGGGGGAAATGCCTCGCTGCAGGCGCGCTACCCCGTGATGGAAACGCATATTCCACCGGGCCACGCTGACTATGTGCGCGTGTGGGACGCACATGCCCTGAGCTACACACCCACCGGCCAGCAATGCCCCCGCTTCCATTTGAATGCCACACTGCAACCGGGCACCGAGATATTGTTGGGCGACCTGCAGTGGCAGGTCCACGCCGCCCCTGGCCATGACCCGCATTCCGTCATCCTGTTTGAGCCGCAAAGCCGCACGCTGGTGTCGGCAGACGCCCTGTGGGAAAAAGGCTTTGGCGTGGTGTTCCCGGAACTCGATGGCGATGATGCGTTCGACGAAGTGGCCGCCACGCTGGATGTGATCGAGCGGCTGAACCCCGCCACCGTCATCCCCGGTCATGGCGCCCCGTTCACCGACGCTCCGCAGGCCATTGTTTATGCACGCCAGCGCCTCAACGGTTTTGTGCAAAACCCGGCCAAGCATTTGCAGTACGCGGCCAAGGTCTTGCTCAAGTTCAAGCTGCTCGAAGCCCGCCATTTGCCCCTGCCCGCGCTCATCGCGTGGGCGCGCAACACCAGCTATTTCAACGACACCTTCCAGAGCCACTTTGCCGGCGCCACCTTGGAAGAGGCCACCCAACAACTGGTGCACGACCTGGTGCGCTCCGGCGCTGCAACGTTGCAGGATGGCGTCGTGTTTGACGCCTGA
- a CDS encoding acyl-CoA dehydrogenase family protein: MLLTQDQEMIRDAVRDFAQAELWPNAAKWDKEHTFPKNAHQGLAALGAYGICVPEELGGAGLDYVTLALVLEEIAAGDGGTSTVISVTNCPVNAILMKFGNAQQKKQWLEPLAQGQMLGAFCLTEPHVGSDASSLRTTALRQGDEYVINGVKQFITSGKNGDVAIVIAVTDKAAGKKGMSAFLVPTNAPGYVVARLEDKLGQHSSDTAQINFDNCRIPAENLIGKEGEGYGIALGGLEGGRIGIAAQSVGMARSALDVAIAYAKDRQSFGQPIFNHQAVGFRLADCATQLEAARQLIWHAAALRDAGRPCLKEAAMAKLFASEMAEKVCSAAIQTLGGYGYVSDFPVERIYRDVRVCQIYEGTSDVQKIIIQRALA, translated from the coding sequence ATGCTGCTGACCCAAGACCAGGAAATGATCCGTGACGCCGTGCGCGACTTTGCTCAAGCCGAGCTCTGGCCGAACGCTGCGAAGTGGGACAAGGAACACACCTTCCCCAAAAACGCTCACCAAGGCTTGGCCGCGCTGGGCGCCTACGGCATTTGCGTGCCTGAAGAATTGGGCGGCGCGGGGCTGGACTACGTGACGTTGGCGTTGGTGCTGGAAGAAATTGCCGCGGGTGATGGCGGCACCAGCACGGTGATCAGCGTCACCAACTGCCCGGTCAACGCCATCCTGATGAAGTTCGGCAACGCGCAACAGAAAAAGCAGTGGCTGGAGCCCCTGGCCCAGGGCCAGATGCTGGGTGCCTTTTGCCTGACCGAGCCGCATGTGGGCAGCGATGCCTCAAGCCTGCGCACCACGGCGCTCAGGCAGGGCGATGAATACGTCATCAACGGCGTCAAACAGTTCATCACCAGCGGCAAGAACGGCGATGTGGCCATCGTCATCGCGGTGACCGATAAGGCGGCCGGCAAGAAAGGGATGAGCGCCTTCCTGGTGCCCACCAATGCGCCGGGCTATGTGGTCGCTCGGCTGGAAGACAAACTCGGCCAACACAGCAGCGACACCGCCCAGATCAACTTCGACAACTGCCGGATTCCGGCCGAGAACCTGATCGGCAAGGAGGGCGAGGGTTATGGCATCGCCCTCGGTGGGCTGGAAGGCGGGCGCATCGGCATTGCCGCTCAAAGTGTGGGCATGGCCCGCAGCGCGCTCGATGTGGCAATTGCCTATGCCAAAGACCGCCAGAGCTTCGGCCAGCCCATCTTCAATCACCAGGCGGTGGGCTTCCGTTTGGCGGACTGCGCCACCCAGCTGGAAGCTGCGCGGCAACTTATCTGGCATGCCGCTGCCCTGCGCGATGCTGGCCGCCCGTGTTTGAAAGAAGCCGCCATGGCCAAGCTGTTTGCCAGCGAAATGGCGGAGAAGGTGTGCAGCGCCGCCATCCAGACGCTAGGCGGCTACGGCTATGTGAGCGACTTCCCGGTGGAGCGCATCTACCGCGACGTGCGCGTGTGCCAGATTTATGAAGGCACCAGCGACGTGCAGAAGATCATCATCCAGCGCGCACTGGCTTGA
- a CDS encoding SDR family oxidoreductase: MSKTVFVIGASRGIGLELVQQYLDAGDRVIATARDEAGLTRLRDMGAQAMKLDVANPASISGLSWQLDGEKLDVAYYVAGVFSEDDAKSPPTAQAFDSMMHTNVLGAMQALPQVAPWVEEAQGQFVFLTSDFAQIGAVESSRGWVYHVSKAALNMAVVAAQPDYPNAQFLLIHPGWVRTDMGTSAAPLLPEESVAAIRASVAARKTSATGFACSDVPYLRWDGVPFSSW; encoded by the coding sequence ATGAGCAAGACTGTTTTTGTAATCGGCGCATCCCGCGGTATCGGCTTGGAGCTGGTGCAACAGTACCTGGACGCAGGCGACCGCGTGATCGCCACCGCGCGGGACGAGGCGGGCCTGACCCGTTTGCGTGACATGGGTGCCCAAGCCATGAAGCTGGACGTGGCCAACCCCGCCAGCATCAGCGGCCTGAGCTGGCAGCTCGATGGCGAAAAGCTTGACGTGGCCTATTACGTGGCAGGTGTGTTCTCGGAAGACGATGCCAAGTCTCCGCCGACCGCGCAGGCCTTTGACTCCATGATGCACACCAATGTGTTGGGCGCCATGCAGGCTTTGCCACAGGTGGCGCCGTGGGTGGAGGAGGCGCAGGGGCAGTTCGTGTTTCTGACTAGTGACTTCGCGCAGATCGGTGCTGTCGAGAGCAGTCGGGGCTGGGTGTACCACGTGAGCAAGGCGGCACTGAATATGGCGGTGGTGGCCGCGCAGCCGGATTACCCGAATGCACAGTTCCTGCTCATCCATCCCGGTTGGGTGCGTACGGATATGGGCACGTCCGCCGCGCCCTTATTGCCCGAAGAGAGCGTGGCAGCCATACGTGCCAGCGTGGCCGCGCGAAAGACAAGCGCCACTGGATTCGCCTGCAGCGATGTGCCCTACCTGCGCTGGGATGGTGTGCCGTTTTCCAGCTGGTAG
- a CDS encoding acetyl-CoA C-acyltransferase has product MPETVVIVSAARTPMGGFQGDFASLAAHDLGGAAIQAAVERAGISPELVTEVIFGNCLMAGQGQAPARQAAFKGGLPKSAGAVTLSKMCGSGMRAAMFAHDMLLAGSHDVLVAGGMESMTNAPHLLLKGRSGIRIGHDRVMDHMMLDGLEDAYEAGRSMGTFGEDCAAKYSFTREQQDNFATASVQRAQAAIKSGAFEAEITPVTVKTRAGEVQISIDEGPGKIKLDKIPTLKAAFKKDGTITAASSSSINDGAAAMVLMRKGTAKDLGCKPLAKIVAHATHAQEPNWFATAPVGATQKVLAKAGWKVEDVDLWEINEAFAVVPMALMAELNIPHDKVNVNGGACALGHPIGASGARIMVTLIHALKARGLKKGVATLCIGGGEATALALELL; this is encoded by the coding sequence ATGCCAGAAACCGTTGTGATCGTCAGCGCCGCCCGCACCCCCATGGGTGGCTTTCAGGGCGACTTCGCTTCTCTTGCCGCCCACGACTTGGGTGGTGCTGCCATCCAAGCCGCTGTCGAGCGCGCTGGAATCAGCCCGGAGCTGGTGACCGAAGTCATTTTCGGCAACTGCCTGATGGCCGGCCAGGGCCAGGCGCCAGCCCGCCAGGCAGCCTTCAAAGGCGGCTTGCCCAAGAGCGCGGGCGCGGTCACCCTGAGCAAGATGTGCGGTTCCGGCATGCGCGCGGCCATGTTCGCGCACGACATGTTGCTGGCCGGCAGCCACGATGTGTTGGTGGCCGGTGGCATGGAAAGCATGACCAACGCGCCCCACCTCTTGCTAAAAGGCCGTAGTGGCATCCGCATCGGCCATGACCGCGTGATGGACCACATGATGCTCGACGGCCTGGAAGACGCTTACGAGGCCGGACGCTCCATGGGCACCTTCGGGGAAGACTGTGCTGCCAAGTACAGCTTTACCCGTGAGCAACAAGACAATTTCGCCACAGCCAGCGTGCAGCGTGCGCAAGCAGCTATTAAATCAGGAGCGTTTGAGGCGGAAATCACCCCCGTCACCGTCAAAACCCGCGCCGGGGAGGTGCAGATCAGCATCGACGAAGGCCCCGGCAAGATCAAGCTGGACAAGATTCCCACGCTCAAGGCCGCGTTCAAAAAAGACGGCACCATCACCGCCGCCAGCAGCAGCTCCATCAACGACGGCGCAGCCGCCATGGTGCTAATGCGCAAGGGCACCGCCAAAGACCTCGGCTGCAAGCCACTGGCCAAAATCGTCGCCCACGCCACCCACGCCCAAGAGCCCAACTGGTTTGCCACCGCGCCGGTGGGTGCCACCCAAAAGGTGCTGGCCAAGGCCGGCTGGAAAGTGGAAGACGTGGACCTGTGGGAAATCAACGAAGCGTTTGCCGTGGTGCCGATGGCGCTGATGGCTGAGCTGAACATTCCGCACGACAAAGTGAACGTGAACGGCGGCGCCTGCGCGCTGGGCCACCCGATAGGCGCGTCCGGTGCGCGCATCATGGTCACACTGATTCACGCCTTGAAAGCCCGTGGACTCAAGAAGGGCGTGGCGACCTTGTGCATCGGTGGTGGTGAGGCGACGGCCCTGGCGCTCGAATTGCTATAA